AACTTCCCTTTATCCGCGAAAGCCGGTGTATTTGGCATTGCGGTGGCGGATGGCATCCCGCAGCACTTTTGGGACACCAAGCCCGCGGGAGAGCCCGGGTCTCCATCCGCCGTTCCATCGAACCCGAACAGTCGCCAGGGCCGCTCGACATTGCGAAGCCCGCTTAGGCAAGGATGGGATCGGATGGACAAGGTTGTCGTCGGTATCGACGTATCGAAGGACTGGCTCGACGTGCATGTCGCACCGTCGGGTGAACATTTCCGGGTCGGCAACGATCATGCCGGCGTGGAGGCGCTGATAGCCCGGCTGTCGTCGCACGGCCCCGCTCTGGTGGCGCTGGAGGCGACGGGCGGCTACGAGCATGTGGCGGTGGCGGCGCTTTCGGCGGCGGGGCTTGCCGTGGTGGTCGTCAATCCGGCACAGGTTCGCGCCTATGCGAATGCTCTGGGCAAACATGCCAAGACCGATCCGATCGACGCGGCAGTGATCGCGGCCTTCGTCGAAGCGGCCAAGCCCGACATACGTCCCTTGAAGGACGAGGCGGCGCGGGCCTTCGGCGAACTGGTGACACGGCGGCGCCAGATCGTGCAGATGATGGTGGCGGAAGAGAACCGCGAGCGGATGGCCGCATCCCCGCCCGCCCGCAAGAGCATCCGGCGCGTCCTGACGGCGCTGCGGCGCGAGCTGGAGAGCCTTGATGCCGATATGGACGACCGGATCCGCAAATCACCGTTGTGGCGGGTGCGCGAGAGGCTGTTGACCTCGGTGCCGGGCGTGGGACCGGCGGTGGCGCGCACGCTTTTGGCACATATGCCGGAACTGGGCAGCCTCGACCGGCGACAGATCGCGGCGCTGGCCGGGCTTGCACCGTGGACGCGGCAATCGGGCAAGTGGAAGGGCAGGAGCTTCATCGGCGGAGGCCGGAGCAACGTGCG
The Shinella zoogloeoides DNA segment above includes these coding regions:
- a CDS encoding IS110 family transposase — translated: MDKVVVGIDVSKDWLDVHVAPSGEHFRVGNDHAGVEALIARLSSHGPALVALEATGGYEHVAVAALSAAGLAVVVVNPAQVRAYANALGKHAKTDPIDAAVIAAFVEAAKPDIRPLKDEAARAFGELVTRRRQIVQMMVAEENRERMAASPPARKSIRRVLTALRRELESLDADMDDRIRKSPLWRVRERLLTSVPGVGPAVARTLLAHMPELGSLDRRQIAALAGLAPWTRQSGKWKGRSFIGGGRSNVRSVLFMAALVASRHNAVLKAFRDHLVAAGKPKIVAIVATMRKLLTMLNAIIRDQRPWQNT